The nucleotide sequence ACCGCCCCGTGCCCGGCGCGTGGGCGGGGCGCGTGACGTGTCTGCCGCGAGGTCGGCGGGGCCCGAGCAGCCCCGCCGAACGGTTCCGCTAGAAAACCCAGAGCCGCTCGGGAGGGCATTCCAGCCAGTGCGGGCCGGGGCCCGCACGCCGGTCGGAGAGCACGCGCACGGTCTGGCCGCCGCAGCGGAACAGGTGCTCGAACTGGTTGCCGAGGTAGATCGAGGTCTCGTACTCGGCCGGCACCCGGTTCTCGCCGGGTGCCTCGGCGAGGCGCACCGCCTCAAGGCGAATCACGCCCTTGCCGGCCGGCTGCCCGCCGTTCGCCCGGTCGACGCCCCAGAGGCGGTGGCCGCCGAGATCGACCAGCACCCGCCCGTCCCGCCTCTCGGAGACCGCGACCGACAAGGTGTTGTTGGTGCCCATGAACTCTGAGGCGAACAGCGTGGCGGGCCGCTCGTAGAGATCCTCCGGGGTGCCCGACTGCACGAGCTTGCCGCCGTCGAGCAGCACGACCTGGTCCGCGATGGCGAGCGCCTCGGCCTGATCGTGCGTGACGAAGACCGCCGTGATGCCGCGCCGCTTTATCAGCGACCGGATCCAGATCCGGGCTTCCTCGCGCAGCTTCGCGTCAAGGTTCGACAGCGGCTCGTCGAGGAGGATGACCGGCGGCTCGTAGACCAGCGCCCGGGCGATGGCGACGCGCTGCTGCTGGCCGCCCGAGAGCTGCGAGGGATAGCGCTCGCCGAGTGCGCCGAGGCCGACGCCGTCCAAGGATTCCTGCACCCGCCGGGTGATGTCGGCCTTGCTCTGGCCGCGCAGGCGCAGGCCGTAGGCGACATTCTCGAACACGGTCTTGTGCGGCCAGAGGGCGTAGGACTGGAACACGAAGCCGAGGTCGCGCCGCTCCGGGGGCAGGTTGACCCCGGCGCCCGCGTCGTAGACCGGGCGGCCGTCGATCCGGATGGCGCCCCGGTAGGGCTCCTCCAGGCCGGCGATCGAGCGCAGCAGCGTGGTCTTGCCGCTGCCGGAGCGCCCGAGGAGGCAGACGACGGAGCCTTCCTCGAACTGGGCGTCGATGCCCTTCAGGACTTCGACCGCGCCGTAGCGGAGGTGGAGATCTTCGATGAGGAGCTTAGGCATGACGCTTGTTCCCGAGGGCGAACATCAGCGCGAGGCCGACGAGGATGAGGACGAGGTTCACGGTGGAGAGCGCTGTGACGAGGTCGACGGCGCCGGTGCCCCAGAGCGAGACCAGCAGCGAGCCGATCACCTCCGTGCCGGGGCTGAGCAGGTAGACGCCCGTCGAGTACTCGCGGACGAAGGTCACGAAGATCAGCACCCAGGAGCCGATCAGGCCGGCCTTGATCAGCGGCAGGGTGACGTCCCGGCTGACCTGGGCGGGGCGCGCCCCCACGACGCGGCCGGCCTCCTCGAGTTCCGGCCCGATCTGGAGGAGCGAGGCGCTCACCAGACGCATGCCGTAGGCGAGCCAGACCAGCGTGTAGGCGAGCCACAGGCTGAACAGCGTCTGGCGGAGCGGCTGCAGGACGGGGGTGAACAGGAACAGCCAGAACATGGCGAGACCCGCGATCAGCCCCGGCATGGCGCGCGGCACCAGCACCAGGTAGTCCATCAGGGCCGTCCAGCGCGAGCGCCAGCGGTGCAGCGCGAGGTTGACGAGCGCGTAGAAGCCGACCGAGAGCGCGCCGCCGACGGAGGCGATGAGCAGCGTGTTGACGATGCCGCGCACGAGGTTCGGGTAGCCCATCAGCTCACGGAAGTGGTTGAGCGTCAGGTTCGGCCAGATCGCGACGCCCTCGCCCCAGGTCGAGAGGAAGGAGCGCAGCACCAGCGCCGAGACCGGGATCACCACCGTGAAGCCGAGCCAGACCACGATCAGCCCGACGGCCGGCCAGCG is from Methylobacterium radiodurans and encodes:
- a CDS encoding ABC transporter ATP-binding protein encodes the protein MPKLLIEDLHLRYGAVEVLKGIDAQFEEGSVVCLLGRSGSGKTTLLRSIAGLEEPYRGAIRIDGRPVYDAGAGVNLPPERRDLGFVFQSYALWPHKTVFENVAYGLRLRGQSKADITRRVQESLDGVGLGALGERYPSQLSGGQQQRVAIARALVYEPPVILLDEPLSNLDAKLREEARIWIRSLIKRRGITAVFVTHDQAEALAIADQVVLLDGGKLVQSGTPEDLYERPATLFASEFMGTNNTLSVAVSERRDGRVLVDLGGHRLWGVDRANGGQPAGKGVIRLEAVRLAEAPGENRVPAEYETSIYLGNQFEHLFRCGGQTVRVLSDRRAGPGPHWLECPPERLWVF